A DNA window from Castanea sativa cultivar Marrone di Chiusa Pesio chromosome 7, ASM4071231v1 contains the following coding sequences:
- the LOC142642350 gene encoding O-fucosyltransferase 23, translating into MDISSSNCKQSKFFGRHLNSIACKCVILVVISLVIRAALLPTITFSGSGGIEQKSLVLLHNCSLSVNSGLGIRKDKFLEVPQIVWGLNNQKIAFARACLTARTLNRTLLMPSLSASLFYKEVDLLKPISLDKVFQFDKFNSLCTGFVKLGRYSDLSNRTGVFELHKGSGRKWTIERDLDQLRKHTEDPIDGYEVIRIVGKNPFLWHDHWPVKDYAKVFECLVLVDEITKEADKVVTKIREKVIELRSNTEPVQDGANSEGSTLQLVPYVAVHMRIEIDWMIHCKKLEQRLNISQICSSKEEIIERVGNIVGLNTPTVVYLAVADSLLEDSFILNGWKEGLLPLEKKKLGVDGIYKKYPYLIQSAIDYEVCLRADIFVGNSFSTFSSLIALERTQKMIKMGVTSSCGMHVRWPSYAYNILGELKEPRRWMTNMSDSSLQAISYGSNDISC; encoded by the coding sequence ATGGATATATCATCGTCTAATTGTAAGCAATCCAAATTCTTTGGCCGGCATTTGAATTCCATAGCATGCAAATGTGTTATTTTGGTTGTGATTTCTCTGGTTATTAGAGCTGCTCTGCTTCCTACTATTACATTCTCTGGCTCTGGTGGAATTGAGCAGAAAAGCTTGGTCTTACTCCACAACTGCTCTTTGTCAGTGAATTCTGGCTTGGGAATTCGAAAAGATAAGTTCTTGGAGGTTCCTCAGATTGTGTGGGGTTTGAACAATCAAAAGATTGCATTTGCAAGAGCTTGTCTAACTGCTAGAACGCTGAACAGAACTCTTTTGATGCCTAGCTTAAGTGCTTCCTTGTTTTACAAAGAAGTTGATCTCTTGAAACCAATTTCCTTGGATAAAGTGTTCCAATTTGATAAGTTCAATTCACTCTGCACTGGATTTGTCAAATTGGGTCGATACTCGGATCTTTCGAATCGGACTGGAGTGTTTGAGCTTCATAAAGGAAGTGGAAGGAAGTGGACAATTGAGAGAGATTTAGATCAGTTGAGAAAGCACACAGAGGACCCTATTGATGGATATGAGGTAATACGCATAGTTGGGAAGAACCCCTTTTTATGGCATGATCATTGGCCTGTTAAGGACTATGCCAAGGTCTTTGAGTGCTTAGTTTTGGTGGATGAGATTACCAAAGAAGCAGATAAAGTTGTAACAAAGATTAGGGAGAAAGTAATCGAGTTGAGAAGCAATACCGAGCCTGTACAAGATGGGGCTAATTCTGAGGGGTCTACATTGCAGCTAGTGCCTTATGTAGCTGTCCATATGAGGATAGAGATAGATTGGATGATTCACTGTAAGAAGTTAGAGCAGAGATTaaacataagccaaatttgTAGCAGCAAGGAGGAGATTATTGAACGAGTGGGGAACATTGTGGGCCTGAACACTCCAACTGTAGTTTATCTTGCTGTGGCTGATAGTCTTCTTGAAGATTCTTTTATATTGAATGGCTGGAAGGAAGGCTTGCTTCCTttggagaagaagaaattgGGTGTTGATGGAATTTACAAGAAGTATCCCTATCTCATTCAATCAGCAATTGATTATGAAGTGTGTTTAAGGGCTGATATCTTTGTTGGCAACAGCTTCTCTACATTTTCAAGTCTCATAGCTCTTGAGAGAACACAGAAGATGATCAAAATGGGCGTCACAAGCTCGTGCGGGATGCATGTAAGGTGGCCATCATATGCGTATAACATACTAGGGGAATTGAAGGAACCTCGGAGGTGGATGACAAATATGTCAGATTCAAGCCTTCAAGCTATTAGCTATGGCTCTAATGACATCTCTTGTTGA